The genomic region TGGGCCTGTTCTCGCATCAGCTGCTGCCGGAGCAACACGCGTGAAGACATGGTTAAGGAGAGCTAACCCAGATCTAGGGATGGAGctgtaaaacaaagaaaatgagaggattatagatattttaaaaagtttgTCATACTACTATATTATTATTAGAACTACGTTTTCTAGTGATGAAGCATCTTAGATCCAGATGTTAGTGTCACTATCTGTATGTTAATTTATAATGGAAATGTTGTATTTTTCTTATAGATTAGAAAAATATGTAGCAATTAAAGGTGTATGATATAATCTGGACAAATCAACACTTTAGTTCAATGTTTTGCAACCTGCACAATCACATACTATTTCTCCACACCATATACCAGCTTGCATTAcaataatgcatcaataattgaaataaaaacatatgaTACATATTTTTCAGAAATCCATTCTGCATGATGAGTACTTGGTAGCCTACTTTAAGTGAATGTATTAACTTTTGAACTTGATTGCAGGACTTGGATTTACAACAGAGCATTCCTAAAACCTGGTACttgaagatctgagtacttctcccacatcTGTGTGTCGGTTATCGAAGTGGACATAAATGGTCAGAGCCGTTATGTCCGCAAACTGCGGTCCTCTCTCTAAAGAACCACACTGTAAACAAACTGTAAAAAGGCACATTACTCCATGCCATGTTAATGAATGTTTGGGTAGATTCTCGAGCCATTTAGAGAAGAAATACACACTTAATGGTTAGCTTTCCTAATGGTAGCCGTTTTCGCAATCTCTATTCTTGGTGAGCTCTAATCTTGCGTCATGACAGTTTGACAGCTCAGTGCTGCTAACGGGCCCACAACAACTAATGCTAAAGCTAGCTAATGTTAGTATTTACATCACCGACTCTTTACAGTGGTTTAGCTAACGTTGCCGACCAGTTACTAACTGTAAATATCGGAAGAATGCTAGCTATTTATGTTGAAAGCAGTCGTTTAACAGCAGCGTCACGTCAAAGTAAAAATAGGAAGTTGATttctagctaagctaactagcatCCGTTAGTTTCCCAAAAAGCTAATGCAACCTAGTTTATTTTAGAGGGAATAATAAACGTACTGTGGCAACAGATGTGTCAAATGAATCAAAAAGATCCGAAGTCCAAAGGTTTCTTTGCCATTTTGAAAGTCCGTGAACACAAGCTCTTCCGACAGTCGTTAGCCTCGATACCAGTGTTGTTTATCTTGGGCCGACGGGCTGAGGTCATCGAACCACGCAGGTTACCCGGAACTTGATTGCTGTGAAGTTACTACACTTTCAAAATACCCCATGTAGTGCAGGCATACCcggattaaaagaaaataaagtCGTACTATTAAAGTGCAAACGACAGTAACTGGGATAGAAAAAATAGAGAACGTCAAGTCTTTAATGTGATGTTTAAGTTATCTAAAGTAGAGCGGATATACCCGTGTTAACATAAGATAAAGTTGTGTTGTTAAAAATGCAAACGATTGTAATTGGGATAGAACAATTAAAATAATGAAAGTTAAGTGACCTTAAGTGCAACTTCCAAATAGCTCCTCAATATGAAAGAGTCAACATGCATTACAGGTGTACCAAATCAAAACAATTTCAATGGTTGAAGTAACTGTGGCTGATCATTATTATCATTTACCTAGTGAAACAATACCATAGACTtcttattaaataaataaaggatCAAGGGTATGTGAATCCAAAGTTTTGCATCTGCATCAATCCTGTTCATATAATACTTCaagacaacaaaaaaacacaaatatgtATTCTTTAAATCTTTTGTTTTAATCAGTCATCTGAAAAGGAGAAATCCATTGCGGCTGTCAAGGTGTCTGAGAGTTTAACAGAAATTTTGTCTGTGGAGAAAAAGAGAACACATATTACATTTAGCATgattacacattacacacaaCATACCTGGTTATAGAGGATTAGCCACTTAAAACTTATTTTCCTACTTTTTGCACATTTGTTTAAATGAAATCACTTCAAAGGCTGGTTTACAATTACACTTGGATAAAGAACAGATACATCCAGTCTTTCTAGCACAAACAATCCATACGACAGACAAAAAGACATACATTATAAGACTGAGACCAATATTAATACAAACCTGCTCTTTTCTGTTGCTTTTTCCTTTTCTTGCCAGCGGCCCGGAGTGCCTGACCCTGCTGTAGAGGATGTACACCCACAATATCCTTCAGATCTGGAGCCTTGTCTGCTGCCTCCCCAGGTAACGGAGTCTTTGACCTCGGAGATTTGATCTCCACTGTCATAGGTCCAAACTATTTTGAGCAGAAAGGAAAGTGAAGTTAAAAGTCAGTTTATAGATGTATAAAGTGCAAAACACACTTTACTGAAGTTAACTTGAGTTGTAAGAACTGCACTGTTCACACCTCTGTGTCCTTGCCATCCTCCATGGATTCAGTTTTGTCTTTGAATTCGGGCTCTTCCCACATTCCCAGGTCAGAAGGCAGTTCACCCTGGCCCCCTTCTGTCATTCCGGTGGTTTCCATGCAAAATCCcattttgacatcaggacaaGATGACTCTGAAAGACAGCAAAGAGCACATCCAACTTTGAACAACTTCTTCCTTTTTTAGGGTGTTTAAAAATGGAAGTCACCATTTCTTTGCACTCTCTTAGTCCAATCTAACCGAACTGTTGCCGATTCATTCAGGTATCATTTTGAGATACCTGCTTGCAGAACTACTTTTTAACAAAGAAAGTAGATGCAATTGGTCTGTTGATTCTGGGGTTTCTACATCCCAATAGATTTAGACATGGGACGATGAAAATGTCACGTTGCAAAATGTATCCCGATTATAGTCATAATATGCTTAAGACTCTTAAAATGGCACTAAAACACATtattgaaatcaatatattcaAGCATCATCTTGTCAGTGAAAAGCAGTCAAACAATCCTtaataaagtcatcaaaaatcCTAAGCTCCCCGTGCATAAGTAAAGGATTATAATACAAATGTCAACATTATGCAAGTCTGTGCTTCCTTACATGATAAttagtgtatttattttggatAAGGCTCAATTTCTTTGACTTATTTACCATAAAAGGTGAGCTAGACAGCTCTACTCTTGTAAGAATATTCCAGAAAAGTGTCCCATTCAAGTTTAAGCTTTAAGATCAACTTCATTAATCCTCCAGAGGAAATTCAGTTCTTAGTTCTGTTGTTATTTTACTGTCAGTTCAACAATGTAATCCCGTGTCATCTCGTCCCGAACTAGAAGTAACTTTTACCTGCAAGAACCTCCTGATTTCCTTTTTCCAGCTCGTCCAAGTCAAAGGCTTTACCCATCTCCGTAACAATCGCAGCGCTGACGTGTGTGGGCAGAGTGTGTGTCTCTGGAGGGTGCGTGAAGTAGCTGATCCTTCCCCTAGATAACACAACAAGCTGGATTTAATAAAGTGCCAAGAACTGATCGTCAAacctccaaagttcagatttgttTCTTTTGTGCTCACCCTGTCCAGTCCATCAACACACTCTTTGCTGCTTTGTCAGTGTCGGGCAGTCCTCCCTTTCTTAGTTTGCCCTGACGTCGAGCAAGCATGGCTAAAAACTCAAGAGCCGTGCGAAAGTTGGGAACTCCGTAGTGCTTAAGGATCTGGCTCATCCGGGGAAAAAGACGTTAATTGCGTTAATTGCAAAAGAGACACAGTCGAGCAACAAACAAGAAGGCTGCCATGTGACTCACCTCGGCCTTGTTGCACCGTCGCAGGATGGCTTCAACGGGTGAAATGGGGTCAACCAGCTGTTCGATTTTCACACAGTTGCGAAGAATCATTGCGGCGTCAGATGTTGATGTTGCCATGACAATGCCAGGGCAATCGAGGAGCTTAATGTGTTTGTCCAGATGCACCTGTTGAAGGCACCTGAAATACATCAAACCCATTAATGCTGAATGATTTGGAAAAAATatctaattgcgattatttTCATGGATATTGCGATTGTGATATGTAGTATGAGAAAATTAAAGAAAGTTGAATTACTGCATCCGGAAATTCGCCCGAAGGAAAAGCTCATCATGTACTTACTTGGTGACACCAGGAGTGGCTCCAACGTTACACGCTCGGGCCCGTTTCAAACTGTTGATCAAACTACTCTTTCCCACGTTAGGAAAACCTACAAAACAAGAATCACAAAATGATCTCCATTAGGAAAAGGTCTTTGAGCATGCaactggtctgcaaaggctacaatccaaAAGCTCACTCCCACACACTCCTTCCtgtctgaaacgcctccattggattcCTTTTTACTtacgtaacatagtgacatcattatGAAACAATTCCACTtgtaacacattgtacatgataggctaaggggaggGACAGCTCtatggttgaccaatcacaacagagccggtcagctaaccaatcagaacagactgggctctggtttcagacagagggtgaaaagaggtagtaataaataaagagctttttgaacattaaagcatgtaaacatgtcacagtctgAAATGTTGCATAATCTGTCCTCATTATCACAGAAAGAACATGTTTCATGGGGCTGCTTACCTACAACACCTACGGTGATGGCTGTCTTTATGTCCAGGTTGCGACAGTAGTTGGCGAGTAGCTTCATCAGGCAGTCTGCTCCAATGCAAGCACTGGTACTGAGGAGCTCAGGGGTGGCTTGGGTCACTGGAACGGTACTGCGTTTCTGTCCATGGCAAGAAACAGAGGGACAGAATTATGTTATTGCGTGGATTTTATGATATGAATTTCATCAGCATATTCGTACagcaaaaatataaatattaaactCCATACCAAGTTCTTGTTTTGTTGCTGAGTAGATGCTTTGAAGGCTAACGTGGGGAACTCGTTACGAAGATATTTAATCCACTTCTCCACGATTTCCTTTGACACCAAATCTTTAATCAAAGCAAAGGCAAATAAGTCAAGCATTGAGTATttgacacaataaataaaaatacaatcCCTTACCAACAACTTACCAATTTTATTAAGCACCAAAACTATCTTCTTGTTTGTTCCGCTCTGAATGACGGCCTGCTCCACCTGAGGACACCTGCAGCCCAGCGGGTCACGTGCGTCCAAAACTTCCAAAATCACATCCGAGGCCTCCACCACCTTCATTTTATAAAAACAATGTATGTTCTCAATTCTGTATCTCTCACATCTGAACAGCAGGATTTATAAGGCAGGACATCGATACCATCCaatgtatacatgtgtgtgtttgtgcacatTATTGATTCAACATGTGTGGGCAAATCAATTGATGGAAACACAATTGATTGATTTACTTTAGTGTGTATTACAAcggggcgactgtggctgcgagggagcccatgcagtcaacatgtcgatgtatccttgggcaagatacttaaccctgagttgctcctgaaggcatggccaacggtgtgtgaatgttaggtcctagagtaacactgctctgtatgaatgggtgaatgacatgtatgtaaaagcactttgaggggtcttaaaaagactggataaagcgctatagaagtagtccatttaccatttacaacGAGGAAATTGCTCAAGTTGCAAAGTGAAAATTCTACGTTTACGTCTCTAAAATGTAATTTTCATCAGATGTATTGAACAACAACATACCTTTTTAAATTCTCTGTAATATGTCTTTCTTGAATTCTCGTTTTCAAAATTTACATTTTTCTCCAAACTCTGCATATCCGACTCCTGTGAAGACAGATGAAAACAGAAATCACTACAGTGGCAATTCGCGCACTATGCAGgcattacactgaacaaaaatattaatgcaacacttttgtttttgctcccattcttcacgagatgaactcaaagatctaaaacattttctatatacacaaaataaccatttctctcaaatattgttcacaaatctgaaaaaatctgtgatggtgagcacttctcctttgccgagataatccatcccacctcacaggtg from Pseudochaenichthys georgianus chromosome 5, fPseGeo1.2, whole genome shotgun sequence harbors:
- the gnl3l gene encoding guanine nucleotide-binding protein-like 3-like protein isoform X1; its protein translation is MSLLAEQRKNKRLDFMGKFKKKDGGSDASGRPKSSDQHVKEQRKQEEVRKQRLQELQDRQKVSREQEQMKRRNLQSFQSDIIQRQREFEQKESDMQSLEKNVNFENENSRKTYYREFKKVVEASDVILEVLDARDPLGCRCPQVEQAVIQSGTNKKIVLVLNKIDLVSKEIVEKWIKYLRNEFPTLAFKASTQQQNKNLKRSTVPVTQATPELLSTSACIGADCLMKLLANYCRNLDIKTAITVGVVGFPNVGKSSLINSLKRARACNVGATPGVTKCLQQVHLDKHIKLLDCPGIVMATSTSDAAMILRNCVKIEQLVDPISPVEAILRRCNKAEILKHYGVPNFRTALEFLAMLARRQGKLRKGGLPDTDKAAKSVLMDWTGGRISYFTHPPETHTLPTHVSAAIVTEMGKAFDLDELEKGNQEVLAESSCPDVKMGFCMETTGMTEGGQGELPSDLGMWEEPEFKDKTESMEDGKDTEFGPMTVEIKSPRSKTPLPGEAADKAPDLKDIVGVHPLQQGQALRAAGKKRKKQQKRADKISVKLSDTLTAAMDFSFSDD
- the gnl3l gene encoding guanine nucleotide-binding protein-like 3-like protein isoform X2, with amino-acid sequence MAKTKQRKNKRLDFMGKFKKKDGGSDASGRPKSSDQHVKEQRKQEEVRKQRLQELQDRQKVSREQEQMKRRNLQSFQSDIIQRQREFEQKESDMQSLEKNVNFENENSRKTYYREFKKVVEASDVILEVLDARDPLGCRCPQVEQAVIQSGTNKKIVLVLNKIDLVSKEIVEKWIKYLRNEFPTLAFKASTQQQNKNLKRSTVPVTQATPELLSTSACIGADCLMKLLANYCRNLDIKTAITVGVVGFPNVGKSSLINSLKRARACNVGATPGVTKCLQQVHLDKHIKLLDCPGIVMATSTSDAAMILRNCVKIEQLVDPISPVEAILRRCNKAEILKHYGVPNFRTALEFLAMLARRQGKLRKGGLPDTDKAAKSVLMDWTGGRISYFTHPPETHTLPTHVSAAIVTEMGKAFDLDELEKGNQEVLAESSCPDVKMGFCMETTGMTEGGQGELPSDLGMWEEPEFKDKTESMEDGKDTEFGPMTVEIKSPRSKTPLPGEAADKAPDLKDIVGVHPLQQGQALRAAGKKRKKQQKRADKISVKLSDTLTAAMDFSFSDD